DNA sequence from the Bubalus bubalis isolate 160015118507 breed Murrah chromosome 24, NDDB_SH_1, whole genome shotgun sequence genome:
ATGAGCAGATGAATGAGGCAGGGGTGGGTGGAGCCTGATCCTGGAGGGCTGTAAGCCTGAGGTCCACCCAAGGGTGGGGGATAGGATGTTGGCTCCAGCTCCTCCCCTCAGACCTCATCTCATGAGCTTCTTGGGCTGGCCAGCGGCCCAAGGCCAGCTTGGGCATAGGTGCCTCAAGGCTGGCCGGGAGCCCTTGCCTCCCCACCATGGTGCCAGGGTTTCTCTCCATCACGGCCTCGGGAAAGGAGGGAGATAATGTGTGTCAAATATTTATCTagtcccctgggggagggggaagggtggGTCTAGATATATTATATAAAGAGAACTATACTACCCCCTGGAATGGGGCCATGGACTGGGGACGCCAGGCCCCCAGACTTGGGATGTGGCAGAGCAGGTCTGGGGCCTGGGAGGGAAGAACGGGAGGAAAAGGCCTTCCTGAAAGGAGATCAGGATGGGGTCTTGGGGTCAGGATGCCTGGGTCTCTCCATTCCCCCGTTGCTGTCTGAAGTCCTGTGCCGTCTtgtccttttatctttttttttttttaattgagatcagAGCTGGGGCAGGTGAACAAGATAAAAACCTTGGAAGGGGCTGCTCCCGGGCCTGGGGGCAGTCATGAGAGCCCCTCCCAGCTATGGGGCTGGCACAGAGCCCTACAGCAAGCTTTTAATAAACTGTTGGTTATTCTGACAGATCCCAGGACTCTCACCTTTTCTGTCTTAATGTGTGTGAAGGAATGTTCGGTGGCAGGTGATAGTGTTACTTGAACTCACTGGACTGTGTAACTAAAAATTTCAGTGATTTCATTGactttggacatgactgaatctaGATCTTCAGAGGAAGCCATCAGTCCCTGGACCTCTGCTTCCCTTTGCTTTGGCTTCAGATTTTCAGAAAGTTCACCTCACCCACAAGCCCCTGGCAGCTCCAGGCTTACAGCTTACTAACAACCTCAACAGTAAGAATTCCAGCAGTCCTGAAGTGACTCCATTGGTTTGATCTGAAGCCAGATGCCTCGGGTGCTCCAATTGGTCAGGTTTAGATCTTGTACCCACCCCTTTAAAGACTGAAAGTCAGCCCATGAACTAAGTGGCTGTTTCCAGGAGGGAGAAGAAAGACATAAACAACAGCTGTTCCCCAGTCCTTTCATTCTTGTTTCCCATTCTTCTTAAGGCCAGTTATTCAGATCCTCCTCCCAGCAAGGCGTTAGGTTATCAGACAGCTAAAAAGCAGGGTGGTCAGAGGGGCCCACTGatcaggctggaggaagcagtcACACTCCTCGAGTCAAGACTGGATGATAGGGTCTGGAGGCTGGGACTTTTGGAAAATCAGAGAAAGGGAATCAGACCAGGGGACAGTGGCTGCTCCTCAGCTTCCTGGACAGGGGTTAAGAGTGGGGACCAGTTTTGACAAGGTGATTCAAACACTCCTTTATTGAGTCTTTAAATCCCTGTAAACACCTTAAATTGAGAATGTGAGGCTGAGAAGTAGAATCCTAACAGGTTGTGTCCGTGGGGGCTGTGGGTCCTCTGAAGAAAGCTGCTTCTGCTCCGTAGGCAGAGTTGGGGGCTGTGGTGAGAGGAATGCTGTATATGCTTTCTACCAGAGGAAAGTCCCTCCCGGGGTTGGGGGAGCTCAGTTGCTCTCGCCATCACTGCTGATGATGCCCCGAAGATGTGACCAgtctgggggcggggggtggggccgCTCTTCGTCTGAGTCCAGGATCCTGCGGTATAGCTCCCCTGGTGGGGCTGTTTCTCCTGAAGGGTTCCAGGCTGTGCGTCTGCGTGGCCGGCCTACAGGGCAGGAGAAAGCAGCAGAGGAGTTGCTGGACAAAGTCTGCGTCCCACCTGATCCTGGGGAGTAGAAGGAAGCCCCTCACCTGAACTGCTGATGATGTTCGTAATGTCCAAAGAAGCCACCTCGGCTGCCTCTTCGCGCTGCTCCTTCAGGGCCCGACACTTCTCTAAGGAAGGGTTACCTGGAGCAGAAGCAGCTCATGATCCTCCCTCCCCGGCAGCCAAGTCCCTCTCTGCAGACCCCAGGGCACAGCCAGCCTCACCCTTCATGCCCAGGGCTTCCAGCTCTGCCCGGAGAACACTCAGGCGTTCCTTGCGTGAGCGGCAGGAACCCAGCAGCTTCTTGTAGTTTCGATGGGCACCACAGGCCCGGATGTAGCGCTTGAGCCTCCTCACAGCGGGGTGGTCCTCACCAGAGCGACCAGAGCCAGCCTGGCAATGGAAGACAGCAGCTGAAGGCCAAGCCTTCTGGGCTGGAGTCAGGGTCTCCCTCTTCCCTGAGGGTGGCCTCCCACCCATCTTCAACCCTCACCTTCCTGCCTTTATGTtctggactgccatctatggaagaggaggaggaacttCGTGTCCTGCTTTTCTTGGAGCTCTTCTTGGAAGAGCGGGTCTTCCTCTCCTTCTTAGGGCTCACCTCTGCCTCGCCATCACTCACTTCCTTCTCTGAGTCACTTGCCTCACCACTGATACTGCCCTCTTTGGCTCTCTTGCCAGTAGTTGGTTTCACCTTCCTCGGGCTGTCTTCTCCATCCTCCTCGCTGCTTCCACTCtgccttccctcttccttcccctggGTCCTGTCTTTGTACTTCCTCTGTACTAGAGGCACTTCATCTTCCTCACTGCTATCGCCACTGCTTGCTGCGGCTTTTTCCTTCTGTTCCTCTCTGTCCCCCCGCTCTCCCAGCAGTCGTGCTACCCTGCTTTTCTGCTTACAGCTCCTTTCCACCCgaactgaccttttccctccACTGCTCTGGTCTGTGGGTTTCCagtcctcttcttcctctctgttCTCTTTATTCTTGGTTACggtctcctcctcctcactctcctttgcacttccctggtggctcttaGCGCCTTTCTTTCCCCGCCCCTGGGCAGGGTCCTCCTCACTGTCCTCACTCTCCTCCCTAGCCTGCTTCCTACTGCCTGAAGCCTTGCCTGGTGCCTGCTTGGTCTTTGTCCCAGGCTTCTTCCTAGTCCTGCCCTTGgactccttttcctcctcctcctcctcactgctCTCTTCTTTCCagacctttctctttctggcagagccctcttcctcctcctcactgcTCTCCTTCACCACCTCCTTCTCTAATCTGATCTTTGCAGTCAGGTCCCTCTGCTGTTCCTCATCACTGCTCTCAGTTGCTTTCTTTGAGGCTTGATTTGGACTCTCATCCTCGGCTGGAGTGACATCTGCTGCCATCCCATTCTTTGCTGAGGGGTTGAGGCGGTCTGGACTGGAGGCTGCAGAGCTGGGCTCTgaaaagtggagaaaagagaaggttGGGACGGGTTCCTTCTGTCCCTTCCCCCTCCACTTGGGACAGGTTGCCTCGAATCCTGCTTTGATGGTTGGAAGGAAGGGCAGTAGGAAAAAGCTCTCGGTTTACCGTGTTTCTGGTTCTTGACTCCTGGGCCACACGCCCTCATCTAAGTTCTTGGGACGTAAAAAAGATagcaccaagtcgtgtccgactcttgggacatatggactgtagcctgctaggctcctctgtccatgggattttccaagcaagaatactggagagggttgccatttccttctctaagggttcttccggacccaggaattgaccccaggtctccagcactgcaggcagattctttactgactgagctacgcgGGAAACATAACATGTCCAATAAATACTTTCTGAATGAACCAACTATGCAGAAGGCACTAACCTGACTCTGAATTGAAACGGAACCTTTTTCTCTCTGGGTCACGGCAAGGGGCAGGAGACCTTTTCGCCTTTTTGCCAACGTGGAGCCTCTCTTCCTTCGCACTCGCTTCATCCACCTGTGTGTGGTCAAGAGAGCCATACGTACGCCAAGGAAAGTTCTGCCGCACCCCTCTTAGGCCCCTCCTCCTAGGCCACCACTCCCGCCCGCGGCGGCCCAGGGTCACGCCCACACCTGCATCTTCAGCAGCTCCTCCTCCACCAGCCGCTTCAGTGCCTGCTTCTCCTCAGGTTCCAGGTGGTCGCGGCCCGCGTGAGCCAAGAATCGCCGCCGCACGATGGAGTGCGTAAGCGTGCTGCGGAAACACGTGTCAAGACGGAGTCCTTGTCCCGCCCCTGCCCTTTCCAACCCCAACTCCAACCTCCGGTGCACCTGAGGTCCGGGTGGCCTTGGAAGAAGCTACGGGTGAACTCCTGCATCTCATTCTCCCGCGCCATTTTGCTCCACCTGATATTGGCGGCTCCCGCCTTTTTTCTTCCCGGCCTCCGTCCAAGCGTTTGACAGGAGGTTGCGCACGCGCAGTGCCGTGACGCCGTGAGGCAGGAGACAGTTGCGGGTCGGTAGCGCGCCTCTTGGGCTGAATTTGCCAGACAAAACTTGTTTTTGCCGGGCAGTTGGAGGGTCTCGTGGCCCCTTCCTTTTCTTAGAAGGAATCGCTTTTTAAAGTTCTCGTTAGAAACCTATTCGGAGCCGGCTACACCTTTGAGTAACGTAATCAAACCGCGACGCTCCCTCCGTTCGTGGTCGCGGGCAACAATTAGGCCTCTGTGACTTTGAAAGACAAACGAAAAAGGGCGTCCTCGCATGAAGACTAGGAATCTCAGGGGGAAATGTCTTTTTGTGACTTCAAAACGCTAAGCACATTTCGAATCAGTTAAGGGCGCCCTCCAGCGTCCTCCATCTTTGTGACATCACGCTTCGATTCGGCGCCACCTTTCGCCTGGAAGCAACGCTCCTTTCTCTGTATTGCTCTGGAGAGCTGGTCGTGTGGTTAAGATCCCTGAGCGCGGGGCACGCCGGGAGTTGTAGTGCCGGCGGACCCAGCCCTGCCGAGTCCCCGGAAGTTGAGGCGGGAGAGGCCGGGCTGAACCGGCTCGGCGTAGCGGGACTTCGGACTACAGCTGAGGCGCTTCTCCCGGAGCCGGTCATGAACGGACCGGCAGACGGTGAAGTGGACTACAAGAAGAAATACCGGAATCTGAAGCGAAAACTTAAATTCCTCATCTACGTGAGTGCCGGGGTGggaaggtgggggggtgggggggcggcggTGAGGCCTGGCGCCGGTAGGTCGTCAGTTTACCTGTGTGTAAAGGGAGCAGGGTGAGTTGTGGTCGGCTTCCAGGCCCAATTTACGACTGCGGTTGGCTCAGCGAGCATCTTGCCCGTGGTACAGGAACACGAGTGCTTCCAGGAGGAGCTGAGGAAGGCGCAGAGGAAATTGCTGAAAGTGTCCCGGGACAAGAGGTGAGACACGTTGAGGAAGGAGGGAAGCCAGAGGGTGATGTGGCTCCTGTGGCTCGGCATTCGGACCCCATCCTGGAGTGGGCCACAAATGCATGAGGCCGGCTAGATGAGGCGAGGGCCCGGAGGACACTGCAGAGATGGGAATAACCACTCTCGTTCTCCTGGTCTCTTCCCTCAGTTTCCTTCTAGACCGACTTCTGCAGTACGAGAACGTGGATGAAGACTCTTCTGGTGAGCATGGTCATGAAAAACTGGTGGAGGACATGCCCCTGGCACTCCAGCAAGTTTCCTGGGCCCTCCCTTTAGGCCTTGGAGGCCAGGGCAGCCTAGTTGCTGGCCCTCCTCCTCTGCTCTTCTTTCACTGAAGTATTACTGAGTATCTACTGTGTTTCAGACACTGAGCTTTGCACACGGGATGCAGTGGTAACCAAGATAGACAAAACTTCTTGGAGTGTGTATTCTAGTTGCCAGgaataaataagcaaagaaatataTTAGAATTTTAGATTGGAAGGGAGTAAAATCAGGGTTAAGTGGTAGTCATTGGAATAGAGCGGGGGGTTGATAAGCTTTTTCTGTGAAGGAACAAGTaataagtattttaggctttgcagaaCATACCATTTTATTGCACCTACTCAGCTTTGCGGTGGTAGTTCCGAAACAGCTATAGGTGTTGTATAAATAAGTGACCATggctatgtttcaataaaactttatttataagcactgaaatttgaatttcataaaattttcacatcatgagatatttttctttggatttgTCTTTTTCCCTAACCAAcaagttaaaaatgtaaaagccatgCTTAGTTTATAGAGCATACAAAAGCAGATGGCAGGAAACATTTCAAGAGAGGGTCTTTTCAGGAAGTAATGTTTGCGCTGGGACCTAGATAGGAAGAAACCTATCTTGTGAAGATGAGTGAGAGATTTCCTAGCAGAGGGAGTCACAAATGCAAATTCTCTGAGGTAAGACTGTACCAGATTGTTTGAAGAGCTGAAGCCTAAAAAGCAGTGTTCTCAAACTTTTTGAGCACTCTTGACAATTAGTAATATATTTACATCATGACGGACCCTCATATACTTCCTTATTTATAAGACAATTGAATAAAACAACAGTGAGATTACCATATGTAGTTCTGATACTTtttagactgattttttttttttcctcaaaagtgTTAAGTTTGTGATCCACTATTAGGTATGATACCCACAGTTTGAAAAAGCCCTAAGGTTGGCCTTTGTGGCCCTGTTTTTTGTCATTAGCCAAGTCACATGCAGTCACCTTTCCATGGTGTCTAGAGCAGGGATCCGCAAACAGCCAGCCAGGTTGCTTGTTTTTGTAACTAATACCTTGCTCAAACATGCAGcacccattcatttacatattttaagagaACAGTAGATGAGGTCAGAGAAGTAGAATCGGGCCAGCCCATGTACCTCATGGCAAAACATTCTGCTTTTATTCTAGTTTCTCATTGCCTTCCTGTTCCTTCCTGGAGGTCTTTCAGTTAACATCCTGTCGAGGGAGACTTCTCAGTTAACATCCTGTCGAGGGAGACTTCAGGATAGGCAGCATGAGGGAACCCAGCATGTTCATGGTCAGAGTGGGATATATCTGAGAAGCAAGAGCCAGAGATGTAAGCCACCTTTATACCTCAGAGAAGCCCACAGTGTGGTGAGGGAGACACCCACACGTGACACTGCCTGGCACAGCAAGGAGGGCCCTGACTATTGAGAATAGAGAGTTATGGAAGAATCAGCCATCAGCTGGGCCTGAGGGATTCTGGGAGACTTCTCAGAGAGGTGGCATTTAATCTGCTGCTTAAAGGATATCTGAGCAGAGCAAGTGGGAATAGTATATTTCACCTGTAAGTAGTTACTTGTTAAGTGAACCATGGGCCTTCTTGATAGAGACCCAACCTGGGGAATGACTTTCGGCTTTGAGAAAACAGGTTGGTGTGATGTGAATACAGTGTGGTTGGGAGACCAGAAAGGTAGGTTGAGGCCATAATAAGCATTTCAAATGCTGGCAGAGCTCAGTAAGGATGTGATCAATTTTACATTTTGGGTCATGCTGGGGTTGGGGAGGACAGACTGGCAGGAGTGGTGAGAGTCCTGAGCAGGTGGCTTTGACATGGTGGTGGCCTGGCCTGGTGTCAGTTGGAATGGGGAGCAGTAGGTGAAGGTAATATTTAAGGTGCACATTACCAGGAGCCTGGATATGGGGAGTGGAGTAGAGGTAAGTGCTAGACAGCTCAGAGGCAAATAAGAGCATAAAATGGTCAGGAGCCGGAGACCTGGGTACAAGCTCCAGCCCCACACCTTCATTTCCAAGCCTCAGGGACTGCATCTGGAAAGCAGAGGTGACACACTCCTCTTCCTCCTGGAATACTTCTGAAGACAATGAGAGGCAGCAGATGTCAAGCACCTGTTCAGAACCTGGCACATAGGAAATACTTGGCAATGTGTTGGCATGGAGGTGCCCAGCCAGGAATTAGGGTGTAAAGGGCATTTTAAGAAGCTGGGAAAGCTGCGGGCCTCTCCACAATAGCACCTGTGTGCCCTTCAGGTTCACAGAGGCCTTCTGTAGAGTTGAGATTACACCTCTCTGGGGTAGATAGGGAACCCCCCCAACTTCCCTACTGACCAGCCCTTCCCCTCGACAGACTCTGATGCCACTGCATCTTCAGACAACAGTGAGACAGAGGGGACACCCAAGTTGTCAGACACACCTGCCCCTAAGAGGTGAGACAAGTCATCATTCTTCTCTCGAGGaggtgggaagtggggagggtACAGGCCACCTCTCTGCCTCTGACCCCCTCCCCTGTCCTTTCTCCAGGAAAAGAAGCCCTCCGCTGGGGGGCGCTccctctccctccagcctctccctgcctccttcaACAGGGTTTCCCCTTCAGGCCTCGAGGGCCCCCTCCCCATACCTGAGCTCGGTGAGTTGGGGTCAAGGGTGGGAAATGGTCCGATGCCTGGGAAAAGGTGGGCATCATTTGGGCAGAGGGGCTGGGCCTCAGGGTGAAGCCAGCCCAGCACCAAGGACATCTGTCTGGGGGTGGCCAGCAGGCATCCCTCGGAGGGGTGTGAGTCGGGGCTGCCCGCTCCTCTCTGGTGTAGGAATGGGGGACAGGCGTGACTGAGGAGAGCAGACGCCAGGACACAGTCCTGCTGCTGTCCCCTCCTGTCTGTTCTCAGGAGCCATACTCATCACCATCTCTTGTTTTTCCATTCTtcctcctgtttgcatttcttccctccacccccaccccatccactcCACTTCCCATCTCCATCCCCTCACTCCTGCCTGCAGCTGGCTTCCCCCACCTACCCCCCATTCCCTTCTGACTACCTGGCCCTGCAGCTGCCCGAGCCCAGCCCCCTGAGGCCCAAGCGGGAGAAACGGCCCCGCCTGCCCCGGAAACTCAAGGTACCCTGTTTGGGGGACGCTAGGGAGGGGCCAGAACGTCAGGACAGCCATCtgagggaggctcaagatggCTCTAGGCTGGGGGCCTGGCCTAGAACTATGAAGGACTCATGTGGGACTGCTCCCAGgggcccagcccagggctgggtgCTGAGGGGTGGGTCCCAAAAGTCTTGGCTCCTGCAACACCAGTCCGGTCAAGCCCAGCCTCGGGGGATGCAGAGTAAAGACTGCTGGGGGCCAAGCTCCTTTTTACAGGTATTCTGTGATCCCAGGGTGCCACCGAGGAGGGATGGAGTTGTGGAATCTAGAATGAAGTCAAGGCTGCACCACTTAAAAACCATGTGACCTTGACCCTCTAGGTCTCAGATTGTGTGTGTATGAAGGGAGTGATAGACCACATGTAATCAGCAAGAACTGTGGAGCGCCTTCTGTGTACCAAGCACTATTCTAGGTGCTACAGATACAGTAGTGAACACAACAAAAATCCCTGCCTTCTCAGAGCCCACGTTCTTGAAGGGATAGGTGGAAAATAAGCAAGATAATTAGATCACAGTGTAGAAAAATGGattcaggtaaagaatccatcttacAGTTGGGTGGTCAGAAATTTAAAAGGGAATGAGCAGCAGCCCTTTGGCTTTCTGGGAGGTGTTTCATTTAGGAAGCAAGCCAGTGTGGTCAGAGGAAAGTGAGAAAGAGTGACCAGAGTGCAAGTCAGAGCAGCATCTGAGGGGCAAGGACGTGACTCCAGGTGGTTTGGCCTGAGGAGCTGAAGAAGTGGAGTGGCCCTGCTGAGTCGGGGAGGATTGTGGGAGGAGCAGGTTTGGGAGGGAAGGTGAGTTTGGCTTTGGACATGTTGAGATGCTGTCTGGAAATGCGGACAGGACAACTGGGTAGTGTGAGCCTGGGCCACATGGGGTGCATATTTGGAAGTCACGGGCAGGGAGGTAGATGGAGAGAAGAGGCTGCACCCTGAGTGCCAGGAGAGATGAGGACAAGGAAGGCACAGGGCCCTTCCAGCTCTGAGCCAAAGTGACATAGGAACTGGTCTGATGGCTCTCCATTGGGTAGACTGTAGATTtgaggctctggagccagaagtGAAATGGGAGCCATGCCTGTGGTAGTCAGGAGTGTGGGTTCTGGAGTTTGaaccccagccctgccacttaCTTCTGTATGACCTTGGCCTTTGAGCCTGGAAAATGAGTGACTGCCCAGCTTCTGTTTCACTCTCCTCAGCAGGGTTTTTGCTTCTGGTGTGTGGGGCGGGCTGGTGGAGAGGGCTCAAGCGGTTGAAACCTGGAGCAAAGGGTGGAGGTGTGGTGTGGGCTTGGCAGTTCGAGGCTCTGAGGTTCTGGGTCCTGAAGCAGAGGTGTGTCAGGAAGCTACGTTCTAGACATGCAGGGCAGAGGGGCCCAGATGGATCGCTGCATGGAGGAGAGGGtatatcagggaagtcctcaaagaACAGGTAACATCTGAGTCCAGGGTGAGTGAGATTTGGGTATTCAGGCTGAGGCAATGGGGAAAAGGAGGCAGGGGCCTGGTGAAAATGTTGTTTGGGCTGAAGCTTGAGTGGTGAGAGGGAAGAACATCGGAAAGAAGATGGGGGCATGGGTCGTAGACAGCTGGATGTTCTGCAAGGAGAGTGAGGGGTCACTGAAGTTTCTGGATGTGTGGTGCGAGGAGACAGGAGGGGCAGATCTGAGGAGGAGAGGGAATGCTGTGAA
Encoded proteins:
- the HIRIP3 gene encoding HIRA-interacting protein 3; translated protein: MARENEMQEFTRSFFQGHPDLSTLTHSIVRRRFLAHAGRDHLEPEEKQALKRLVEEELLKMQVDEASAKEERLHVGKKAKRSPAPCRDPERKRFRFNSESEPSSAASSPDRLNPSAKNGMAADVTPAEDESPNQASKKATESSDEEQQRDLTAKIRLEKEVVKESSEEEEEGSARKRKVWKEESSEEEEEEKESKGRTRKKPGTKTKQAPGKASGSRKQAREESEDSEEDPAQGRGKKGAKSHQGSAKESEEEETVTKNKENREEEEDWKPTDQSSGGKRSVRVERSCKQKSRVARLLGERGDREEQKEKAAASSGDSSEEDEVPLVQRKYKDRTQGKEEGRQSGSSEEDGEDSPRKVKPTTGKRAKEGSISGEASDSEKEVSDGEAEVSPKKERKTRSSKKSSKKSRTRSSSSSSIDGSPEHKGRKAGSGRSGEDHPAVRRLKRYIRACGAHRNYKKLLGSCRSRKERLSVLRAELEALGMKGNPSLEKCRALKEQREEAAEVASLDITNIISSSGRPRRRTAWNPSGETAPPGELYRRILDSDEERPHPPPPDWSHLRGIISSDGESN
- the INO80E gene encoding INO80 complex subunit E isoform X1, with the protein product MNGPADGEVDYKKKYRNLKRKLKFLIYEHECFQEELRKAQRKLLKVSRDKSFLLDRLLQYENVDEDSSDSDATASSDNSETEGTPKLSDTPAPKRKRSPPLGGAPSPSSLSLPPSTGFPLQASRAPSPYLSSLASPTYPPFPSDYLALQLPEPSPLRPKREKRPRLPRKLKGGLNGQRSLVEVTSHIMAVGPPDCPVGGPLTFPGRGSGAGVGAALAPLPPPKMPPPTILSAVPRQMFSDAGSGDDALDGDDDLVIDIPE
- the INO80E gene encoding INO80 complex subunit E isoform X4 — translated: MNGPADGEVDYKKKYRNLKRKLKFLIYEHECFQEELRKAQRKLLKVSRDKSFLLDRLLQYENVDEDSSDSDATASSDNSETEGTPKLSDTPAPKRKRSPPLGGAPSPSSLSLPPSTGFPLQASRAPSPYLSSLASPTYPPFPSDYLALQLPEPSPLRPKREKRPRLPRKLKRAHSGCSAEDELDLGEAEGRDSS
- the INO80E gene encoding INO80 complex subunit E isoform X2, translating into MNGPADGEVDYKKKYRNLKRKLKFLIYEHECFQEELRKAQRKLLKVSRDKSFLLDRLLQYENVDEDSSDSDATASSDNSETEGTPKLSDTPAPKRKRSPPLGGAPSPSSLSLPPSTGFPLQASRAPSPYLSSLASPTYPPFPSDYLALQLPEPSPLRPKREKRPRLPRKLKMAVGPPDCPVGGPLTFPGRGSGAGVGAALAPLPPPKMPPPTILSAVPRQMFSDAGSGDDALDGDDDLVIDIPE
- the INO80E gene encoding INO80 complex subunit E isoform X3, with product MNGPADGEVDYKKKYRNLKRKLKFLIYEHECFQEELRKAQRKLLKVSRDKSFLLDRLLQYENVDEDSSDSDATASSDNSETEGTPKLSDTPAPKRKRSPPLGGAPSPSSLSLPPSTGFPLQASRAPSPYLSSMAVGPPDCPVGGPLTFPGRGSGAGVGAALAPLPPPKMPPPTILSAVPRQMFSDAGSGDDALDGDDDLVIDIPE